The following is a genomic window from Sciurus carolinensis chromosome 3, mSciCar1.2, whole genome shotgun sequence.
GCTGCAATGTAATCTGACATAGAGACTAGTTGGAAGGATGGTGGTGATGGGTGCTATTAAACATTTCCTAAAGAGGTAAGGAGCTAGAATTAACTTGGTTgaatcttcttttctattttggcCTGAGGAAAAATGGAACATGACTTCGGAGTGTTCAACTTTTATCCCTGAACTTCCTATCTTTGGGTTGTTGAATTCTGATCCCTGTAAATATGGAAGGCTTATTTCTCTCATGGAGTATGTTTATGAGGAGTTCAATTGTAGTTAGAGATTCTTCCACTCttggaaaatttccaaaacatgtATCTTTCATGGTGGTACTGAACTCAGAGATTACTGATAGCTTCCAGTCCACAAGGTAAAGCATAACTCTTCTACTCTTGAGATATTCACATTCTGGTTTTTGCTTAATTTATCATTTCTCCAAACACTGTTCTTCACCTCCCAAAATGTAGGCTCCAGTTACACAAGACTATTCCATTCCATAGGCAGTGAGTAAGCATGCATCACAAAGTTTTTCTCCATCCCCGTCTTTCCCAAGAGTGTAGTCAGGAGTGATCAGTGGCTATAATCAGTCAAAATAACAGGACTCTGAGAGAAATTGTCCTAGGAGGTACTgggtaattattttgtttttaacgaGTTTCTCCAGGATGTGGACTCCTCTGGGACACAGAGCCCCTTAGACCCAGGGATGAGTAGAATGAGGAATGTGAGCAGGGGTGGTGCAGAGGTGGTTGCTGACTATAGAGGCTGTGACTTCATAGCCCATAATGAATAAAGGGGACCAGGATCTTGGATATGGGCCCTAGAGTCACCCTCAGACACTGGGTAAGTAGTCAGGAGGGTGAATGAACTGGTGTCTTAGTGTCTATCTGTCTGAGGATCTTGATTCCCCAAATCGTATGATCATCTTCagaatactttcttttttcttaaacgTCAAAGAAGTTGGTTTATTTGGGGGAGGGTGTGCAGCAGGGTCTCCACCCTCACTCTCTGCAACTCCCTTGAATCTTTCCTAGTTGTGTATACACAATGAGACTACAACTAGCAGGGTacaggctttttttttaatttgattagaACAAGTATGTACTTGTACTGTTTCAAACTAAAACCCTTGAAGTCAGAGATACATCCCACTCATTTCTCAGGAAATCAACATTCTGAGAAATTGCATGTATACAAATTAATTGATCCCTTGCCTATCTGTAATACCAGTGTATTATGGTAGATGTAAAAACCATTAATGTGACTATATTAGACATCATCAGCAGGGTGAAAATTTGAGCAATTGTGTTCAGTTTTCTGTTTAGGGGAGGAACTATCCATGGGCCTTAACGTCCCCCTTCATTTTCCTTGGCTCTGAGGCACTCTTGAGTGTGGATATCTGAAGAAAAATGGAGTGAGATCTCAAAGgtacaaaatatctttattagttTAATTCTCTGTAAATTACTAAATCTCTTTATTGGATCAacatttttcctgaattttaacTCTCCCTAAACTACTAAACTTTGCTCTTggataaacatttttcatattgctATCAATGAGTCATGTGAATATCAATACAAGAACCAAAATATCACTGTAGTCTCATATACCAGAATATGTAGTTGTGTGTTTAGGATAAATCTAGTGTGTTTGAGTTACCTAATATTCTCCATTGATTTGAAGCCACGTATTCTGTAATCAAGGGTCAAAATCTAGTGTACACAATTCAAGCTAGTGAGTTCCTCTGGGAGGATTTAGTAGGAGTAGTGATTCTAAATTCAAAGGGAATATGCTGCCTTCagaattttttctgattttattatttattttaaacctacaatcaaagtcatattttaatgagtttttttatagttatattaggatttatttttgacacaatcACAAAAGCATGGGTTTTactttgctctaattcagttcccagtacttcccttttccctccccactcccttccctttgatctaatgatttttctgtttttacctatagtttttttttttttttaattagtgccttcTGGATATACGAAATGTGTAATTCatagtatattcacatatatacataggaaagtaaggtcagattcattccagaGCTTCTGTCTCTGAATTTTGCTGCGTGTATATCTCAGCCTGTAGGATAGCCAATAGATATTCAAGAAACACTGGCCATATTCTGGTACCATGCCTGGTACTGGCTCTGTTGCAGTCATGAAGGCTGACATGGCCTTTCCGCATGGAATTTATACTCTCATGGAAAGTCAACTACaaataagaaactaaaacaaTTGAGTGCCATATGATGAGTGTAAGATGCAGGTAGTCTAAGGAAGCAGGCAAGGTATATCTAAGCAAGTCACAAATAAAGATCTTGAAAAATAAGTGGCGTATGCCAAGTAAAGTAGAAAGAGGGAAGACAAGGCTAGGCAAGAGGAACAGCAACTCTGAAAGGATGGAATCAAGAAATTAAGACCTGTAAGTTCACAATGTTGTAAGACAAGGTATGTAAGAGTCATCATGGGGTCATTCTGAACTGTGGAGGTAGGTAAGGGTCACAATGTGAAATACCTTTTTCTGCTGTGTCTTTAGAAGGATTTTGATCTTAAAAATAATGAGCATCCATGAAATTTTCATCACAATGGTGATTGGATTTTAATGTCAGATGCCAGAGTGGGATGAGTTTGAAGGAGAGAGAACATGGAAGCAGTGAGATGAAGCAATAGGCTGTTCTAAAGTCCAGACAAGGTATGTTTTCAGCCTGGTCCACATTGTGGCAGTTGGGATAAAGGGTGGAAGAATTAGCGAATGAAGTGGCAGAATCGAGAGGGCTTGTTAGGTGAGCTGTTAATGTGaggaaaatgaagagatgaaatacaGCTCTCAGGTTTCTGACTTCAGCCTGGATTCCTTTTAGTGAGGTAAAAGAGAATGGAGGAGTGAATTTGGAGAGGGTAGAGTGAGTCATGGGTTTTATTTGGGATCTGTTGAGCTGCACATGGTTGTAGTATACCGATGAGGAACTAATGAGTAAGCAGTTGGTGATTCAGAACTGAAAGTGATAGAGCTATTTATCACAGGTTTAGATCGCTTATCAATGCCATTGGTTTAGGTGATCACTTACATACCTATagaattttagggaaaatattcagggaaaactcaGGAAAGAGTGACATGTAAGACACTATCGGAGAAGTAAGCAAtcaaaattattgataataaatGTCCATGGAAGTATCAAAGAACCAGTGTGATCACACAGAATCTAGTAGATAAGAGTATTTCAGAATGGAGAAAAGAGTCAGCATAGTTACATTCAATGATAAGTGAGGAAACTAACTTGGAGAGATGGCTTGGATTGAGTGATATGTCATAATCTCATTGTAGATGTGATTTTGAATGCTGAGTGTGAGATCAATGCGGTCAATTATTGAAGAGCTCCTAAGGGACAGCACATCATACAAATGTGTTTGGCTTTTTAATTTATGGTTTAAAAAATCCGATTATCTTCTCTTAAAGACACTGGAGATAGAACATGACAGGAAGGAACCAATCTACCATCTCAGagttcctcctcctgggcctgcccaTCCAGCCAGAACACCACAACCTATTCTATGCTTTATTCCTGACCATGTATCTTACTACTGTCCTGGGGAATCTCATCATCATTGTCCTCATTCGCCTGGACTCCcatctccacactcccatgtattTGTTTCTTAGCAATTTGTCCTTCTCTGACCTCTGCTTTTCCTCTGTGACCATTCCTAAACTGCTGCAAACCATGCAGAGCCAAATTCCAACCATCCCCTATGCAGGCTGCCTGACCCAAATgtacttcttcctgttttttggaGACCTGGAGAGCTTCCTTCTAGTggccatggcctatgaccgctatgtggctaTCTGCTTCCCCCTGCACTACCCAACCATCATGAGCCCCCAACTCTGTCTCTCCCTGGTGGTGCTCTCTTGGGTGTTGACCATGTTCCATGCCATGCTCCACACCCTACTTATGGCGAGATTGTGTTTCTGTGCAGAGAACATgatcccccactttttctgtgatatGTCTGCTCTTCTGAAGCTGTCCTGCTCCGACACTCATGTCAATGAGTTGGTGATATTCATCACAGCAGGTCTCAttctcttcattccctttgtccTCATTGTTG
Proteins encoded in this region:
- the LOC124979570 gene encoding olfactory receptor 1468-like — protein: MTGRNQSTISEFLLLGLPIQPEHHNLFYALFLTMYLTTVLGNLIIIVLIRLDSHLHTPMYLFLSNLSFSDLCFSSVTIPKLLQTMQSQIPTIPYAGCLTQMYFFLFFGDLESFLLVAMAYDRYVAICFPLHYPTIMSPQLCLSLVVLSWVLTMFHAMLHTLLMARLCFCAENMIPHFFCDMSALLKLSCSDTHVNELVIFITAGLILFIPFVLIVVSYGHIVSSILKVPSVQGIRKAFSTCGSHLSVVSLFYGTIIGLYLSANNSTMKDTVMALRYTVVTPMLNPFIYSLRNRDIKEAIGRILKKIPFNL